The segment TTCAGGTATCATATCCACTATTTTTTCTGTAAAAATAATAATTCCAATAGTTCTATCTTGAAGAAGTGTTGATAAAATATTTAGCACTTCTTCCTTGCTATGAGCCACAACCCCATTTATACCAGCTATGTTTAATCCCTTATAAGTATCCCTATTATCACTTATCAAATAAGCCTTCATTATACAATCAACTCCACAGTTTTAATATTTACAAAAACATTCCTATAATGCCATATACAATACTCAGAGCCTCAATTAAAAATTATACATAGTTAAAAAATTATATTATAATTTCATTAATATCATTATAGAAATTATAAGTCCATATATAGCAATCCCTTCAGCAAGTCCTACAAATATAAGAGTTTTACCTAAAATTTTAGAATCCTCTGAAACTGCTCCTAGTGCTGAAGAGCCAACAGCTCCTACCGCATAACCTGCTCCTATAGTTGCGAGTCCAGTACATAGGGCGGCTGCTATATATCCCATACCTGTTGAGGAATTAGCTGTACTTTGTCCTGCTGCTTGTACTATATTAGGTATCATAAAGACTATAGATCCACTCATTACGGGAATAAAAGCACCTAAATTTATTTTTAAAGCTTTTTTCACCTTTTTTTTACCCTCTAAATTTCCCTTTAAATTTTCTACTACTCCATAAGTTATAGTTCCTATTACAACTAAAAATGTTATTACTAATAAAATATACATTTATTATGTCCCCTTTCTAATATTTAAAGTAAATTTATATTAACTGGAGAATAACTAATTCCTCCTCCTTCATAATATTTACTAAAAAGTTCATAGTACTCTAGTCTTAATCCTTGTATAAATACTATAAGCCCCTCAAGTCCAATTATTACCAAATTGCCTAGAACATACATTAAAATGCTCCCAAATCCATTATTCATCATAGATGCTATGGCTGAAAAAGCTAAAAATAATCCCGCATGATTTATAGCAAATGCTCCAACTCTTATAAAGGATAGAGTATTTGACAACATACTTAAAAACACTTCTAATATTCCAAAGCCACTTTCTATATAGTAATCTCCCTTACTCTCACTATATAAAGGCTTTTTACCTACAACTAAGTTTGACAAAGGTTCCTTAAACAATATAACAGCTATTAATGTTATAAATATTATTATCCAAACTATAACTGGCATTTGGATTTTAGACTTTGTAAACTTTGTAAATATAAATCCTATAAAGCATATATAAAATACAAGGCCTGCTAAACCATTGCTTCCAAATATTCCTTCTTTTATATCCTTTCTTTTATAACAATTTATAAAATTAAATACATACCCTCCTAGTAACAATACACATCCAAACCCTATAGCATATGTTAATACCTTATTTATATTTTCCATAGGCCTTCCTAATATTGCTGGTATCACATTTTCAAATCCAAAAAAACTTCCATATAAAGTTCCAAATATACAAGAACTTATACCTATTCTAGTTAAAACTCCTCCAAAATTAACTTTAGACTTTTTATACTTTAATAAAATTCCTGCCATTACAAATATTAATCCCTGCCCTAAATCACCAAACATTATTCCAAACATTATCATATATGTTACAGCTAAGAATCCTGTAGGATCTATTTCTTTATAAGACGGTATCCCATACATATTTACCATTGATTCAAAAGGTTTTGTAATTTTATTATTTTTAAGCTTTGTAGGTGGTATCAGATTAGGATTTATTTCATTTGAATTCTTTTTTATTACTATTAATTTATTTTCTAAATCCTTTAATGTATTTTTAAAATTCTTTAAAGAACTTAGAGGCATCCATCCGCATAAATAAAAAAATTCTTCTGTTACCCCTGTATGACTTTTAATTTTTCTTCCCTTCATCTCTAATTCAAAACTTTTCTGTAATATTAAAAGTTTCTTATTATTTTGTTTCAAAATCTCCTTAACTTCATGTCCCTCAATAGATATGTTTTCATCTATTGTCTTAAGCTTTTCTTCTAAACCTTTTAAAATTTCACTTGGAGTCCCCCTAAGTTCTCCTGTTACTTCTATTATTTCACCACTTAACGCCTTAAATATCCTTTCCGATTCTATATATAGCGATTTTGGAGTAAAAACCATATACGCACAATACTCTAAATGAGAGTATATTTTTAAAACTATTGAAGGTATATTTTCATAATTATATTTAAGTTTCGGTATATTTTCATTTTGAATTTTTATTATTTTAAAATCAAAATTGTCAAGTTCGTAAAGTTCTTTAATATCTATATCCAAATTTTTAATATATTTAAAATGTTCTATTTTTTGTTGCAGCTGTATTTTTTTACTCCTCAATTCTTTTAATACATTATACTTGGGACTTATTTTTTCTTCTAACTCACAAGCAAGTGATTCTATATCATCCATAGAATACAATAATTCTTCCTTTTTTAAAGATGCCTTTTCTACACCCTCATATATTTTTTCAAAACCTTTTATTTTTTTTCTTAAATTACCATAATCATCTTCTTCGCTATATGGTCTTATATAACATACGTCTTCCAAAGCTTTTATATTATCTTCCGTTGTAGGAAACGTAAAATCCGTTGTATCTATTTCCTCTATAGCATTTACGGGATGTATAGACCCTAATAATACAACTCTCTTAGCAACTTCATTTAAATAGGATTTAGGACCTACTATATTTAACATGATCATTTTTTCTATTGCCAAACATAATCCCTCCTTGTATTACTGCTAATAAGTAATACTTACATATTTTAATGCTTCCTCATTTTGAATATTATATCTTTTATTTTCAACTATAGATATAATATTCCTAACTTCTATTATCATAAGTTTTATATATGCCAACATAAAACCTATATTTAATTTGTTCTCTCTCTTGCTTTTTTGAAAAACACCTTTAAGGTAGGCTATTATTTCCTTTTCCATTAAATATTCATTCTCCCCCTTTATAAAAATATTTTTGTATTTAAATTTATTTAAAACCTCATAGAATTGTTCTTCATCTTTTACATAGCAAAGCTCTTTTATATCTGATGATTTAAGCTTGTATCCATCATAAATAGTATAGTTAAAAAGAATCTCTGGAGGAAGATTGTAGTATATTTTTCCTCTAAATATCCACTGTAGATTTAAAAGATCCGCTTCTATACCTATTATTTTTTTAATTTCTCTTCTATCCTCCTTAGGAATTTTGTCTACAAATTTTCTTATGGAACTAAAATAAACAAAATCCAATGCCATTTCTATTCTGAATAGCCCCTCACCCTTTACATATGATACAACTGGAGATAAATAATTATAATACGGAGTATCTTTAAGTCTTTGAACCACCTCTTCTACACTCTTAGAGTCTATGATTTTTTCATAATCCACATAGTTCAAACGTCCTTTGTATATTAAGTGCTCTTTTATTTTCTCTGATCTTTTTCCTATGTATTTTCCTCTTATAATTACTTTTAAATCTTCAATTTCAAACCTCATAAGAAAGATTTTTAGAAACTTTTTATAATCACCTACCAAATAATTGCTTAACTTTGTAAATCCATTTATACAATTTCTTTTTAAAATAAACTCTAAAAATCCTCTATTTATTTTTTCTGCATCATATCCCTTAAAGGCTTCAGCATAGAAAGTTTCATTTTTCAAATACAAAATAGCTTCTTTATAAGATTTACATTCCATAAGTTCTATATACTGTTTATCTGTTAGCATTTTACCTTCTAACGCCCTTATCTTTGTATTAATTGCAGAATACCTTATTACACTACTCATATTACTCCTCCTCTAGTGAGGCTATTATTTCATTAAATATTTCTTCAGAAATACAATTTTCCTTTTTATAGAATTTTTCTGTAATCTCCTCTAAATTCTCCTTACCTTGAACTAAAATTATTTTTGCCTCCTCATTAGCTTTTTCTATCATAGACTCCATTAAGTACCTTTGTTTTTTTTGTATTTGTATTTTTGATTTTTCATTCATGGCTAGGATGATATTTTCTAGTTTATTACTTTCCATATGTATTTTTTTGTCCATTTTTTCTCTAAATTTCTGAGCGTTCTTGTCTATAGATATTATTTTTTTTATAGTAAATTCCACTTTATCGCCCCCTATAATTAATAAATTCTATTCCTTTTATGATTACATGTCAATATATGCTTTAATTCGAAAATTATTAATGTAATTTAATATAAATACATATGTTTAATTATGTGTAATATATTACAATAATTAAAAGGAGAAACAAAATTTAACCACTTTAAATTCTGTTTCTCCTTTTAATTATTACTAAATTTTATTTACTTTTAATTCTAAAATCAAAACACACTTTATTGTAATTTTTAGTCCCTTACCATCCTTACCATAACCCAACGCCTTAACATAGGTAATAGTATCTATTTTAAAATCTCATAATCTATAGGGCATCTTCCATAAATCCTAGCAGCATCCATAAGCGCCTGTATATTTTCTATAGGTGTACCCATAGGTATTTGGCATCCTGTACTCAATATATACCCCATTTTACTATCATAGGATTTTCTTATGCATTCTTTAGCTTCCATCATTACATCTTCAATAGTTCCATTTCGCATGGTATCAACAGGCTTTACATTTCCTACTATACAAACTCTATCTCCCATAACATTTTTAGCCTCTTCCATATCTTCAGCATTATCCAAGCTAAATGTAGTAATTCCAGTTTCCAAAATGGGTTCCCATATTTCCCTACTTTTCCCGCATATGTGGATAGTAGTTCCTTTTCCTGTAAGCTCTTTCATCTTGTCCACGCATTTCTTTTGGTAAGGCATAGCAAATTCTTTGAATTGCTTTGCGCTTATTAAACTTGTAGATGCCACTGGATCAGACATACATAATCCTACCCCATACTGAGCAAACGCTTCAACTATTCTTAAATTTGTTTCTGTGACTACCTCTAATAATGTGTGCACCTTGTCTGGATACTTTATCATTCCTTTTAATAAATTTTCTGTACCTACTACCGCAGCTGCTGCACTAAAAGGCCCTGCTATGTCACTACCCACATCTACCAAATGTCCTATTTTATCAATAACTATTTTTAATGCCTTCAAACAAAGTGGTAATTTTCCATCTTTATATGGATCTGCTGGCGATAAATTATGTGCATCCCGTATATCTTTAAGTATAGGTTCCTCTAGATATGAAATTCCATTAGAAGGATAACCTATTTTACTTCCCATAGCCTCAGCCACACCTCTTAAAGTAGTTCCTACGCCAACACTATCTGGTCTTATTTTTTCAAATAGAAATACTTCTAACTCAGCCATTCTCTCTGCAGAATGATAATATTCATGAGTAGTTATACCCATTAAATTAGCCATAGTTACCCCCATTTGAGGCATGCAAGGAATTCTATCTATTTCTTGTCCTTTAGCAAAAGCATCTGTTCTTTCCTTAGGTGTCATCTGATCTGGTTTTATATATCTCTCCATTTGCTAATCACTCCCTACTACTATTTCACCCAATGAATCTCATAACTATTTTATGGTATTGCCCTATACTTATCCAATAGAAAATTTCCATACATTTCATTTTATGTATTACAATTTTTAATAGCATTTTAGGCACATTCAAATAAATAACAAGTCAGTATGCTAGTCTATTTTCCAAATTCGAATATTTATTCTTGAGCTACCCATGTTAATATTTAAATCCTGTATGAAAATAAGTAACCCATGTAAACTGGACTTCAGATAACGTTTTCTAAATTTAAGTTTAAATAAAAACTCCATTTAAAACCTATAACTTTGTTTATTTATACAATAATTTTTGATATACTTACATTATATCATTTAAGCAAACACTACAAATAAATAAATTTCACTTCATATGTTTAACGAAAGGATAGATACCCATGTCAAGAATAGGTATGCGTACAATTAAAACAGCATTGTCTGTTTTTTTATGTATAATAACACTAAATTTACTGAACATACATTACCCTTTTTATGCGTGTATTGCTGCTGTAATAAGTATGCAGAGTTCAGTTTCTGATTCATTTATAACAGGTAAAAATAGAATGATAGGTACTTCCATAGGTGCTCTTATAGGTCTTATTTTTGCTCTTATACGTCCAGAAAATTCTATCTTAACTGGAATTGGCATAATTGCAGTTATTTATTTTTGTAATGTACTTAATAAAAAAAGTTCTATAACTATTGCTTGTATAGTTTTTCTAGCTATCATGACTAATATGAAAGGTCAAGATCCTTTTATATACAGTGTAACTAGACTCTTAGAAACCTTTATAGGTATTGCCATTGCTGTACTAGTAAACTATCTAATTGCACCGCCAGATTATTTAAATAAAATATATTCTCACTGCAATACACTTATGGATGATATATTTTTCTTTTCTAAAGGCTTGATTAAAAATACATCTGATTTAAATATACTTAAGCTTCAAAGGGAAATAGATAACTTAGAAGACTCTCTTAAAACTTACTTAAATGAAATTAAACTTCAAAAGATAGATAATATAAAAGTGGATAACATAAAAAAGATATTAAACATCTGCAACAATGCTTATATTCATTTATTTACTATAGATAGATTAAGAAGGAATTGTAAATTAGACTTTGATAACGCATCTAAATATAAAGAACTATTTGAGGAAGAAGTAAATTGTAATAAAAAATGTTTATCAACAAACTTGGACCTCACATTTAACTATCATGTAAATAAACTTTTAACTCTTTTAGAAGAACTAAATAAAATCAATATCGTAAAAGATTAAATTTAATCTTTTGAAGCTAAAAATTCAAATTAGAAATAGTTAAAAAGCACCTATGGTGCTTTTTTATTTACGCTGTAGTTTATCATAATTAAGCAGCTTTACAACTCAACTTTGTCTTTTGAAATATAGAATGCCTAAAATTTCATTTTTAATGTTTTTCGTTGTTTGAAAGTCCATTTTATTCGCTTTACATAGTTATATATGTAGTTACACGCTTTTACATATTATGTAAAAGTCCATTTATATATCATTTTTGTATTTAAAACAAAATAATTATTCTTTTTTCTGAAAATTTTATTGACTAGGTATTAGTATTTAGTTATACTATATTCTATAAATTATTATGAAATAGTACTTAAGAAGGGAGATATTATGCCATGCAAAAGAAAAAAAAGCTTAACTTATCAACAAAAATTTTATTATTTATGCTTTTAGGAGCACTTTTAGGCCTTATTTCTAATAAGGAAATATCCATATTACCATATAAATATTATGAAATTTTAGAAACATATATTTTCTCACCAATAGGTAAAATGTTTATAAATTCTATAAAAATGCTGGTAGTTCCTATGGTATTTGTATCTTTAGTTAACGGGGTCGCTCAGATTGGAGATCTAAAAAAACTAGGTCGTGTTGGAGTGAAAACCATAAGTATTTACATTATCACCACTGCCATAGCTATAACTATAGGTTTAATCTTGGCTCTTCTTATTAAACCTGGTTCTAATAGCACTTTATCTATAGCAAATTTAAATTTCAAAGCACAAAATTCAATACCTTTCATTGATATAATCGTAAATATGATTCCCACTAACCCTCTTAAATCTATGACAGAAGATAACATGCTGCAAATCATAGTATTTAGCATACTTTTAGGCGTTTCTCTTACAAGTATAAACAAAGACAAGTCCAAAACTATTTTAAACTTTTTTGATGCACTTAACGACTGTATTCTAAAAATCATAGAATTTATAATGAAAACAGCACCTGTTGGAGTTTTTTGCCTTATAGCAAAGGTTATAGCTACTTTAGGATTAAGCTCCATTATAAATTTAGCCCTTTATATGTTAACTATCCTATTAGCATTATTTTTACATCTAACATTAGTCTATACAGGTATATTAACTTTCATTGCAAAATTAAATCCTATAATATTTTTCAAAAAGTTTTGGTCCGTTATGACCTTAGCCTTTAGCACGTCTAGTTCAAACGCCACTTTACCTGTAAACATGGATGTTGTTGAAAAGAAACTAGGTGTTAGCAAAAGTATATTAGGTTTTACCCTTCCATTAGGCGCTACCATTAATATGGACGGTACTGCCATAATGCAAGGTGTAGCCACTATATTCATAGCTCAACTTTTCAATATTAATATTTCACTTTCTCAACTTGTCACTGTTGTACTTACAGCTACATTAGCATCTATCGGTACTGCAGGAGTTCCTGGAGTAGGCATGATAACTCTCTCTATGGTACTTCAATCCATAGGACTTCCAGTAGAAGGAATAGCCATGATAATAGGAGTAGACCGCATCCTCGATATGTGTCGTACCGTTGTTAATATAACTGGAGATGCCATAGTTACCTTATGTGTTGCTAAATCAGAAAATGAACTAGATGCAGAAATCTTTTACAAAACTGAAGAAACTCAACTTAATTTTAGTGAATAATTATTCAAATAAAGCAAGAACTTTATAAAGTTCTTGCTTTATTACTTTTTAATATGCATTTTTAGATGAATCTTCCTCTATTCTATACAACCATTCTTAAAATAACATATTAAATATTTTTTCTTGTTCAACTTGAATCGCATGTCAAGTAGCAATCACTTCGCTGAATTTATATATCTAAAAAATTTATTCATGTTTAATCTAAAAGTCAATCCATCATACATTTCTCCTCGCACTTTCCTAAATGCAATTTTACGATGACATTCTTCGAATCCCAGCTTTGTTGCAAGACCTATCAATCTCTTATTGCCTGACCAAGTTTGAGTATATATATCTTCAATTCCTTTTGATATCAAATATTGTATAAAGAGGACCCATGCAGATGTAGCATAGCCTTTATGTCTCGCGGAAAGTGATGGTATATCAATTCCAATTGTACATTTCCCCTGTTTTCTTGTGTATTCATAACTATCATCAATATAATACCAACTGCACCAGCCAATATGAGATTTTTCTTTGTTATTTATACAAATTTGGAATACACTTCGTATTCTACTGTTATCCTTATCTTTTTCAATCCATGCAAATTTTTCCTCACGATACTTTTCAGGATTAAATATTTCCTCTCCCCCTTCATATTCCCATGGAGCATCCCATAGTTGCCATTCAGTTTCTACCGTTTCCCAATAGATTCTATCCTCTATATCCTGTTTAATAAAATCCCGCAAAATAATAATTTCATTTTTAATTTCCATGCTTTCACCCTTTTCAATTTATAATTTTTTTATATATTCATCTATGATTTTAATATCTCTACTATCTTTTTCTCTTCCTAGCTCAGCTTTCTGCTTTTTTATACTTTCTAAAGTACCTACTGGCAGCCCATCAATAAATTCTATTTCATCAACAAACCAATTTTCCAATAGTTCTATATCATCATTTACTGTTACGATTCTGGAATTATCCTCCGCCAAACTATATTTACAACCTTTATTTAAAAAGTGCTCTATCAAATTAGTTGTAACTCCTAAATCAATATCATTTGTTTCTTCTTTAACCCCATGAATTACCAACGCCGCACCGGAAGTTATCCAATACTCATTTGAAGGTAAATCCATATTTTTAAGTATTCTAATAATATCTTCTCTGCATAACATATACTTTCCTCCAAATTATATTTATCCTTTATGAAATAAAACTGTGCTGTCTCATCAAGCAAAAACTCAAATAAATATTCAAAGTAAAAGCTCTTTCCACAAATTTAAAATATACCTTATCTTCTTAAAAATCTATGCTTATACCATATCTATATACTTTTAATAACCTTGCATGGATTTCCTACAGCAATTACATTATCAGGTATATCTTTAGTAACAACACTTCCTGCTCCTATAGTTACATTATCTCCAATTTTAACTCCTGGGCATATTATTGTTCCACCACCAACCCAAACATTATTTCCTATGACAATGGGTTTTGCACATTCTTTTCCATTGAGTCTCTCAATAGGATCAACAGGATGAGCAGCAGTATAGATTTGAACATTTGGTGCTAAAAGTACATTATCACCAATTTCAACCCTATTTACATCGAGTATAGTACAACCAAAGTTAGCGAAAAAATTTTCACCAACCTTAATATTATAGCCGTAATCACAATTAAATGGTGCTTCGATATGAAATAAACCTTTTGTATTAATCAGTTTCTTTATAATTTCCTGTCTTATCTCTTTTTCACTTGGTTTTGTATGATTAAACTCAAAAGTTAAACTTCTTGCGTAATCTCTTTCCTTAACCAGTTGTTCATCACCAGCATTATATAAATCTCCTGCTAACATTTTTTCTTTTTCACTTTTCATGATTTTTTACCCCCTATAAATCTAATACTAATAATCACTTTATCAAAAGCATAATTAAAACGTAATCCTTTAAAGACACATTTTATTTTAGGTACATGAAAATAAATAACAAGTCAAAGATGCTGGTATATTTTATGTCAGACAAGGAAGCAGGTTCCGCCGCTAGTAGGACTATCGGTGGGTTCTGCTGACGCAGTATGACGCAAAATAGACTAGCATACTGACTTATTATTTATTTGAATGTGCCTTACTTTTATGGATCACCTTATATAA is part of the Haloimpatiens massiliensis genome and harbors:
- a CDS encoding V-type ATP synthase subunit I, which produces MAIEKMIMLNIVGPKSYLNEVAKRVVLLGSIHPVNAIEEIDTTDFTFPTTEDNIKALEDVCYIRPYSEEDDYGNLRKKIKGFEKIYEGVEKASLKKEELLYSMDDIESLACELEEKISPKYNVLKELRSKKIQLQQKIEHFKYIKNLDIDIKELYELDNFDFKIIKIQNENIPKLKYNYENIPSIVLKIYSHLEYCAYMVFTPKSLYIESERIFKALSGEIIEVTGELRGTPSEILKGLEEKLKTIDENISIEGHEVKEILKQNNKKLLILQKSFELEMKGRKIKSHTGVTEEFFYLCGWMPLSSLKNFKNTLKDLENKLIVIKKNSNEINPNLIPPTKLKNNKITKPFESMVNMYGIPSYKEIDPTGFLAVTYMIMFGIMFGDLGQGLIFVMAGILLKYKKSKVNFGGVLTRIGISSCIFGTLYGSFFGFENVIPAILGRPMENINKVLTYAIGFGCVLLLGGYVFNFINCYKRKDIKEGIFGSNGLAGLVFYICFIGFIFTKFTKSKIQMPVIVWIIIFITLIAVILFKEPLSNLVVGKKPLYSESKGDYYIESGFGILEVFLSMLSNTLSFIRVGAFAINHAGLFLAFSAIASMMNNGFGSILMYVLGNLVIIGLEGLIVFIQGLRLEYYELFSKYYEGGGISYSPVNINLL
- a CDS encoding GNAT family N-acetyltransferase — translated: MEIKNEIIILRDFIKQDIEDRIYWETVETEWQLWDAPWEYEGGEEIFNPEKYREEKFAWIEKDKDNSRIRSVFQICINNKEKSHIGWCSWYYIDDSYEYTRKQGKCTIGIDIPSLSARHKGYATSAWVLFIQYLISKGIEDIYTQTWSGNKRLIGLATKLGFEECHRKIAFRKVRGEMYDGLTFRLNMNKFFRYINSAK
- a CDS encoding dicarboxylate/amino acid:cation symporter, with translation MQKKKKLNLSTKILLFMLLGALLGLISNKEISILPYKYYEILETYIFSPIGKMFINSIKMLVVPMVFVSLVNGVAQIGDLKKLGRVGVKTISIYIITTAIAITIGLILALLIKPGSNSTLSIANLNFKAQNSIPFIDIIVNMIPTNPLKSMTEDNMLQIIVFSILLGVSLTSINKDKSKTILNFFDALNDCILKIIEFIMKTAPVGVFCLIAKVIATLGLSSIINLALYMLTILLALFLHLTLVYTGILTFIAKLNPIIFFKKFWSVMTLAFSTSSSNATLPVNMDVVEKKLGVSKSILGFTLPLGATINMDGTAIMQGVATIFIAQLFNINISLSQLVTVVLTATLASIGTAGVPGVGMITLSMVLQSIGLPVEGIAMIIGVDRILDMCRTVVNITGDAIVTLCVAKSENELDAEIFYKTEETQLNFSE
- a CDS encoding V-type ATP synthase subunit F — translated: MKAYLISDNRDTYKGLNIAGINGVVAHSKEEVLNILSTLLQDRTIGIIIFTEKIVDMIPEKIDTLKISKGLPLIVEIPDRHGSTREKNIILKYVKESIGINL
- a CDS encoding uroporphyrinogen decarboxylase family protein, which gives rise to MERYIKPDQMTPKERTDAFAKGQEIDRIPCMPQMGVTMANLMGITTHEYYHSAERMAELEVFLFEKIRPDSVGVGTTLRGVAEAMGSKIGYPSNGISYLEEPILKDIRDAHNLSPADPYKDGKLPLCLKALKIVIDKIGHLVDVGSDIAGPFSAAAAVVGTENLLKGMIKYPDKVHTLLEVVTETNLRIVEAFAQYGVGLCMSDPVASTSLISAKQFKEFAMPYQKKCVDKMKELTGKGTTIHICGKSREIWEPILETGITTFSLDNAEDMEEAKNVMGDRVCIVGNVKPVDTMRNGTIEDVMMEAKECIRKSYDSKMGYILSTGCQIPMGTPIENIQALMDAARIYGRCPIDYEILK
- a CDS encoding V-type ATPase subunit translates to MSSVIRYSAINTKIRALEGKMLTDKQYIELMECKSYKEAILYLKNETFYAEAFKGYDAEKINRGFLEFILKRNCINGFTKLSNYLVGDYKKFLKIFLMRFEIEDLKVIIRGKYIGKRSEKIKEHLIYKGRLNYVDYEKIIDSKSVEEVVQRLKDTPYYNYLSPVVSYVKGEGLFRIEMALDFVYFSSIRKFVDKIPKEDRREIKKIIGIEADLLNLQWIFRGKIYYNLPPEILFNYTIYDGYKLKSSDIKELCYVKDEEQFYEVLNKFKYKNIFIKGENEYLMEKEIIAYLKGVFQKSKRENKLNIGFMLAYIKLMIIEVRNIISIVENKRYNIQNEEALKYVSITY
- a CDS encoding FUSC family protein; its protein translation is MSRIGMRTIKTALSVFLCIITLNLLNIHYPFYACIAAVISMQSSVSDSFITGKNRMIGTSIGALIGLIFALIRPENSILTGIGIIAVIYFCNVLNKKSSITIACIVFLAIMTNMKGQDPFIYSVTRLLETFIGIAIAVLVNYLIAPPDYLNKIYSHCNTLMDDIFFFSKGLIKNTSDLNILKLQREIDNLEDSLKTYLNEIKLQKIDNIKVDNIKKILNICNNAYIHLFTIDRLRRNCKLDFDNASKYKELFEEEVNCNKKCLSTNLDLTFNYHVNKLLTLLEELNKINIVKD
- a CDS encoding ATP synthase subunit C; the protein is MYILLVITFLVVIGTITYGVVENLKGNLEGKKKVKKALKINLGAFIPVMSGSIVFMIPNIVQAAGQSTANSSTGMGYIAAALCTGLATIGAGYAVGAVGSSALGAVSEDSKILGKTLIFVGLAEGIAIYGLIISIMILMKL
- a CDS encoding sugar O-acetyltransferase; the protein is MKSEKEKMLAGDLYNAGDEQLVKERDYARSLTFEFNHTKPSEKEIRQEIIKKLINTKGLFHIEAPFNCDYGYNIKVGENFFANFGCTILDVNRVEIGDNVLLAPNVQIYTAAHPVDPIERLNGKECAKPIVIGNNVWVGGGTIICPGVKIGDNVTIGAGSVVTKDIPDNVIAVGNPCKVIKSI